A stretch of the Photobacterium sp. CCB-ST2H9 genome encodes the following:
- a CDS encoding DUF4212 domain-containing protein, giving the protein MAFESKEQAQAYWKENLTIMGSLLAIWFLVSYGAGVLFVDALNQFQLGGFKLGFWFSQQGSIYVFVALIFIYVYKMNALDRKFNVHED; this is encoded by the coding sequence ATGGCGTTTGAATCCAAGGAACAAGCGCAAGCCTACTGGAAGGAGAACCTGACCATTATGGGTTCCCTGCTTGCCATCTGGTTCCTCGTGTCATACGGGGCAGGTGTGTTATTTGTGGATGCTCTCAATCAGTTCCAGCTGGGTGGCTTTAAGCTCGGTTTCTGGTTCTCACAGCAGGGCTCCATTTATGTCTTTGTGGCGCTGATTTTTATTTACGTCTACAAGATGAATGCGCTGGACCGCAAGTTCAACGTTCACGAGGATTAA
- a CDS encoding sodium:solute symporter family protein, which yields MDIQTWTFILVGLSFALYIGIAIWSRAGSTSEFYVAGGGVHPVANGMATAADWMSAASFISMAGIISFAGYDGGVYLMGWTGGYVLLALCLAPYLRKFGKFTVPDFIGDRYYSRTARMVAVFCAIFVSFTYVAGQMRGVGVVFARFLEVDINIGIVIGMAIVFFYAVMGGMKGITYTQVAQYCVLIFAFMVPAIFTSIMVTGSAIPQIGFGSTISGTDVYLMDKLEGLSTELGFTSYIDGSKSMVDVFFITAALMVGTAGLPHVIIRFFTVPRVKDARISAGWALLFIAFLYTTAPAVAAFARINMFETINGPDMQGVAAEQAPGWVTNWEKTGLVTWEDKNGDGKMFYSGDARNEMSINRDIIVLASPELAKLPNWVVALLAAGGLAAALSTAAGLLLVISTSVSHDLLKKGFKPDMTDKQELMAARIGAALAVVGAGYLGINPPGFVAQVVAFAFGLAASSFFPAIIMGIFYKKMNKEGAIAGMLSGILFTAAYIIYFKFINPAASTPDNWWFGISPEGIGTLGMCVNFAVSIVVNKFTAEVPDDVQELVESIRYPKGAGEAHSH from the coding sequence ATGGATATTCAAACCTGGACCTTCATACTGGTGGGGCTGTCATTCGCACTCTATATCGGCATTGCGATCTGGTCCCGTGCCGGATCAACCAGTGAATTCTACGTGGCCGGCGGCGGTGTGCACCCGGTCGCGAACGGCATGGCCACTGCGGCAGACTGGATGTCTGCAGCTTCCTTCATTTCCATGGCCGGGATCATCTCGTTTGCCGGTTATGACGGTGGTGTTTACCTGATGGGCTGGACCGGCGGTTACGTCCTGCTGGCACTCTGCCTCGCACCTTACCTGCGCAAGTTCGGTAAGTTTACCGTGCCGGATTTCATCGGCGATCGTTACTACTCCCGCACCGCCCGTATGGTTGCTGTGTTCTGTGCTATCTTTGTTTCCTTCACTTATGTTGCAGGACAGATGCGCGGCGTGGGCGTGGTGTTTGCCCGTTTCCTGGAAGTTGATATTAACATCGGCATCGTGATCGGGATGGCGATTGTCTTCTTCTACGCGGTCATGGGCGGCATGAAGGGTATCACCTATACGCAGGTAGCTCAGTACTGCGTGCTGATCTTCGCCTTCATGGTTCCGGCAATCTTCACCTCAATCATGGTGACGGGTTCTGCCATCCCTCAGATTGGTTTTGGCTCCACCATCAGCGGCACGGATGTGTATCTGATGGACAAACTGGAAGGCCTGAGCACCGAACTGGGCTTTACCTCCTACATTGACGGCTCGAAGAGCATGGTGGACGTGTTCTTTATCACTGCCGCCCTGATGGTCGGTACGGCCGGTCTGCCGCACGTGATTATCCGTTTCTTCACTGTGCCTCGCGTGAAAGACGCCCGTATCTCCGCTGGCTGGGCACTGCTGTTCATCGCTTTCCTGTACACCACAGCGCCTGCTGTGGCTGCATTTGCCCGGATCAACATGTTTGAAACCATCAATGGTCCAGACATGCAGGGTGTGGCGGCGGAGCAGGCCCCAGGCTGGGTGACCAACTGGGAGAAAACCGGCCTGGTGACCTGGGAGGATAAAAACGGCGACGGCAAAATGTTCTACTCCGGCGATGCGCGTAACGAAATGAGCATCAACCGTGACATCATCGTCCTGGCAAGTCCTGAGCTGGCCAAACTGCCGAACTGGGTTGTTGCCCTGCTGGCAGCCGGTGGTCTGGCAGCGGCGCTTTCAACGGCGGCAGGTCTGCTGCTGGTGATTTCAACGTCAGTGTCGCACGATCTGCTGAAGAAGGGCTTCAAACCGGATATGACCGACAAACAGGAGCTCATGGCTGCCAGGATTGGTGCCGCACTGGCTGTCGTAGGTGCCGGTTATCTGGGGATTAACCCGCCGGGATTCGTGGCTCAGGTCGTGGCCTTTGCCTTCGGTCTGGCAGCGTCATCCTTCTTCCCGGCCATCATCATGGGTATCTTCTATAAGAAGATGAATAAAGAAGGCGCAATTGCCGGGATGCTGAGCGGTATTCTGTTTACCGCGGCTTATATCATCTACTTCAAGTTCATCAACCCTGCGGCAAGTACTCCGGACAACTGGTGGTTCGGCATCAGCCCGGAAGGCATCGGTACACTGGGCATGTGTGTGAACTTTGCCGTGTCGATTGTGGTGAACAAATTCACCGCAGAAGTACCGGATGATGTACAGGAGCTGGTGGAGTCCATCCGTTATCCGAAAGGTGCCGGTGAAGCGCACAGCCACTGA
- a CDS encoding hybrid sensor histidine kinase/response regulator: MEQGWIVVPVSLAYLGLLFLIAWYGDKHTGWMSRWRPWIYSLSIAVYCTSWTFYGTVGQASRDLWSFLPIYLAPILVFTFGWRVFARLILIAKREHITSIADFIAARYGKSQGLAVLVTLIAVVGILPYIALQLRGITMGLAQVAPELTRSGGLNDGDIAWLVTLALTAFTVLFGTRHLDTTEHHRGMMMAVAFESLIKLAAFLVVGLFVMLLWWEVPALELGRLDEALLPSMDLNVGSFIIHTLLTMTAIICLPRQFHTTVVENTHAPDLHLARRVFPVYLLLMGLFVIPLALAGKVLLPGVSADTYVINLPLLQGADTIALLAFLGGTSAASGMVIVSTIALAIMASNDLVLPLLLRRLRVSGRNHAAFSGLLLNIRRALILLLLLAAWGFHEVLDEIESLSAIGLLSFAAIAQFAPALLGGIYWREGNRNGVYAGMLGGSAIWVITLMSQTGMLAGTAETNLLLWLLTPPSWPVLRELTVVDWGMLLSLLFNLVLYVVVSMVTRSSLTERLQAATFVGAPMPEADDARLYQARVTVSELEMLAGRFVGRKRVRHAFTQFARQHQNEFLPQQQAPATLIRHTERVLAGVFGASSARLVLTSALQGRNMQLEEVATIVDEASELFDFSRGLLQGAIEHISQGIAVVDKQLRLVAWNQRYLELFSFPPGLIQVGRPIADVIRHNARQGLCGPGDPELHVEKRVQHLKRGTAHTSSRIRPDGRVIEVQGNPMPGGGFVMSFTDITAFRQAEEALKEANENLEARVRQRTQELEQLNRRLVSATQQAEQQAQSKSKFLAAVSHDLMQPLNAARLFSSSLSEVAKDEESTRLAHHIESALGAAEDLIGDLLDVSRLEAGKLQVNVHVFPLSDVLDNLKAEFSALAKQQGIDFAVVDSKALVHSDPKLLRRALQNFLTNAFRYNPGGKVLLGVRRHGSQLRIEVWDNGPGIPAEKQANIFDEFTRIDRGRGEHGLGLGLAIARGISRVLDHPLSLRSWLGEGTVFSLFVRRGLAVQLPKTAEAVTPIQSLPLSGTRVLCVDNEKDILTGMENLLSRWGCEVRLAESVSAALAQCEQDWVPDVILSDYHLAQQETGLAVLEQCEAKLGRVFNGVVISADRMPETQQTIRSKGFAFISKPVKPLKLRSLLNQYAQARIS, from the coding sequence CCCGGCTGATTCTGATCGCCAAGCGCGAGCACATCACTTCAATTGCCGACTTCATTGCTGCCCGCTACGGTAAGTCACAGGGACTGGCGGTGCTGGTGACCCTGATCGCGGTGGTCGGCATCCTGCCTTATATTGCCCTGCAACTACGGGGAATCACCATGGGACTGGCACAGGTTGCCCCGGAGCTGACCCGCAGCGGTGGCCTGAATGATGGCGATATCGCCTGGCTGGTCACACTGGCGCTGACGGCCTTTACTGTGCTGTTCGGGACCCGTCATTTGGATACCACGGAACATCATCGCGGCATGATGATGGCCGTGGCTTTTGAGTCGCTGATCAAGCTGGCGGCTTTTCTGGTGGTGGGGCTGTTTGTCATGCTGCTGTGGTGGGAGGTGCCGGCGCTGGAGCTGGGCCGGCTGGATGAAGCCTTGCTGCCATCTATGGATTTAAATGTGGGCAGCTTCATCATTCATACGCTGCTGACTATGACCGCCATTATCTGTCTGCCCCGGCAGTTTCACACCACTGTGGTTGAAAATACCCACGCGCCGGACCTTCATCTGGCCCGCCGCGTCTTTCCGGTGTATCTGCTGCTGATGGGCCTTTTTGTCATCCCGCTGGCGTTGGCCGGGAAGGTGCTGCTGCCGGGCGTGTCGGCGGACACCTATGTGATTAACCTGCCGCTGCTGCAGGGAGCCGACACCATTGCTTTGCTGGCGTTTCTGGGGGGGACTTCGGCGGCCAGCGGCATGGTGATCGTCTCAACCATCGCGCTGGCGATCATGGCTTCGAATGATCTGGTGCTGCCGCTGCTGCTGCGACGGCTGCGGGTGTCCGGCCGTAACCATGCGGCTTTTTCCGGTTTACTGCTCAACATCCGCCGGGCGCTGATCCTGTTGTTGCTGCTGGCTGCCTGGGGTTTCCATGAAGTGCTGGATGAAATCGAATCGCTGTCGGCAATCGGTCTGCTGTCGTTTGCGGCGATCGCCCAGTTTGCCCCGGCTCTGCTGGGCGGGATTTACTGGCGCGAAGGGAACCGCAACGGGGTGTATGCCGGGATGCTGGGCGGCAGTGCGATTTGGGTGATCACCCTGATGAGCCAGACCGGGATGCTGGCCGGTACCGCGGAAACCAACCTCCTGCTCTGGCTGCTCACCCCGCCGTCCTGGCCGGTATTGCGTGAGCTGACCGTGGTGGACTGGGGGATGCTGCTCAGTCTGCTGTTCAACCTGGTTCTCTATGTGGTGGTGTCCATGGTGACCCGCTCATCGCTGACCGAGCGGCTGCAGGCCGCGACTTTTGTCGGAGCGCCGATGCCGGAGGCGGACGATGCCCGGCTGTATCAGGCCCGGGTGACGGTTTCTGAGCTGGAAATGCTGGCGGGCCGATTTGTCGGTCGCAAGCGGGTACGCCATGCCTTTACCCAGTTTGCCCGTCAGCATCAGAATGAATTCCTGCCGCAGCAACAGGCACCGGCTACGCTGATCCGTCATACCGAGCGGGTACTGGCCGGGGTCTTCGGGGCCTCTTCTGCCCGGCTGGTGCTGACCTCGGCGCTGCAGGGGCGAAACATGCAGCTGGAAGAAGTGGCGACCATTGTGGATGAAGCCTCTGAGCTGTTCGATTTCAGCCGTGGCCTGTTACAGGGCGCGATTGAGCACATCAGTCAGGGAATTGCGGTGGTCGACAAGCAGCTCCGGCTGGTGGCCTGGAATCAGCGCTATCTCGAGCTGTTTTCCTTTCCGCCGGGACTGATTCAGGTCGGACGGCCGATTGCGGATGTGATTCGCCATAATGCCCGTCAGGGACTGTGCGGGCCGGGGGATCCGGAACTGCATGTAGAAAAACGGGTCCAGCACCTCAAGCGCGGCACAGCGCATACGTCATCCCGGATCCGGCCGGATGGCCGGGTGATCGAAGTGCAGGGCAATCCGATGCCCGGCGGTGGTTTTGTCATGAGTTTTACTGACATTACCGCCTTCCGTCAGGCCGAGGAAGCGCTCAAGGAAGCCAATGAGAACCTGGAAGCCCGGGTCCGGCAGCGCACGCAGGAGCTCGAACAGCTCAACCGTCGTCTGGTGTCCGCAACCCAGCAGGCAGAACAGCAGGCGCAATCGAAAAGTAAATTCCTGGCAGCGGTCAGTCATGATCTGATGCAGCCGCTCAATGCCGCACGCCTGTTCTCGTCGTCACTGAGTGAAGTGGCGAAAGATGAAGAAAGTACCCGGCTGGCCCATCACATTGAAAGTGCGCTGGGCGCTGCGGAAGATTTGATAGGCGATTTGCTGGATGTCTCGCGGCTGGAGGCAGGCAAGCTGCAGGTGAATGTGCATGTCTTCCCGCTCAGCGATGTGCTGGATAACCTGAAAGCGGAGTTCAGTGCGCTGGCCAAACAGCAGGGAATTGATTTCGCAGTGGTCGACAGCAAGGCGCTGGTGCATTCGGATCCCAAGCTGTTGCGACGGGCGTTACAGAACTTCCTGACCAATGCCTTCCGGTACAATCCGGGCGGTAAGGTGTTGCTGGGCGTTCGTCGCCACGGCAGCCAGCTTCGCATTGAAGTGTGGGACAACGGACCGGGGATCCCGGCGGAGAAGCAGGCCAATATTTTTGATGAGTTCACCCGGATTGACCGGGGGCGGGGAGAGCACGGGCTCGGCCTCGGACTGGCGATTGCCCGCGGGATCAGCCGGGTACTGGATCATCCGTTGTCGCTGCGTTCCTGGCTGGGAGAGGGAACGGTATTCTCGTTGTTTGTCCGCCGCGGGCTGGCCGTTCAGCTCCCGAAAACAGCAGAGGCGGTGACTCCGATCCAGTCGCTGCCGCTGTCCGGCACCCGGGTACTCTGTGTGGATAATGAAAAGGATATTCTGACCGGGATGGAGAACCTGCTCAGCCGCTGGGGCTGTGAGGTTCGTCTGGCTGAGTCGGTATCCGCCGCGCTGGCGCAGTGTGAGCAAGATTGGGTGCCGGATGTGATTCTCAGTGATTATCACCTGGCGCAGCAGGAAACCGGGCTGGCAGTCTTGGAACAATGCGAAGCGAAACTGGGCCGGGTTTTCAATGGCGTGGTGATCAGCGCAGACCGGATGCCGGAAACACAGCAGACCATCCGCAGTAAGGGGTTCGCCTTTATCAGCAAGCCGGTGAAACCGCTCAAGTTGCGTTCGTTGCTGAATCAGTACGCGCAGGCCAGGATCAGCTAA